A single genomic interval of Streptococcus oralis subsp. dentisani harbors:
- the glmM gene encoding phosphoglucosamine mutase produces MGKYFGTDGVRGEANVELTPELAFKLGRFGGYVLSQHETEAPKVFVGRDTRISGEMLESALVAGLLSVGIHVYKLGVLATPAVAYLVKTEGASAGVMISASHNPALDNGIKFFGGDGFKLDDEKEAEIEALLDAAEDTLPRPSAEGLGTLVDYPEGLRKYEGYLVSTGAPLEGLKVALDTANGAASTSARQIFADLGAQLTVIGETPDGLNINLNVGSTHPEALQEVVKESQSAIGLAFDGDSDRLIAVDENGDIVDGDKIMYIIGKYLSEKGQLAQNTIVTTVMSNLGFHKALDREGINKAVTAVGDRYVVEEMRKSGYNLGGEQSGHVILMDYNTTGDGQLSAVQLTKIMKETGKSLSQLASEVTIYPQKLVNIRVENAMKEKAMEVPAIKAIIEKMEEEMAGNGRILVRPSGTEPLLRVMAEAPTTEEVNYYVDTIAAVVKDEIGID; encoded by the coding sequence ATGGGTAAATATTTTGGGACCGATGGAGTCCGTGGAGAAGCAAACGTGGAATTGACGCCAGAATTGGCCTTTAAACTGGGGCGTTTTGGTGGTTATGTTCTTAGCCAACATGAAACGGAAGCCCCTAAAGTCTTTGTAGGACGTGATACACGTATCTCAGGAGAAATGTTAGAATCTGCCTTGGTGGCAGGTCTCCTCTCTGTAGGGATTCACGTCTACAAACTCGGTGTCCTGGCAACACCAGCAGTAGCTTACTTGGTCAAAACTGAAGGAGCAAGTGCAGGTGTCATGATTTCTGCTAGCCACAACCCAGCCCTTGATAATGGAATTAAGTTCTTTGGTGGGGATGGCTTCAAACTTGATGACGAAAAAGAAGCAGAAATCGAAGCCTTGCTGGATGCTGCTGAAGACACTCTTCCTCGTCCGAGTGCAGAGGGCTTGGGAACCTTGGTGGACTATCCAGAAGGATTGCGTAAGTATGAAGGTTACCTTGTTTCAACGGGAGCTCCTCTTGAGGGATTGAAAGTGGCCTTGGATACAGCCAACGGTGCAGCATCTACAAGTGCTCGTCAGATTTTCGCTGATCTTGGTGCCCAGTTGACAGTTATCGGTGAGACACCAGATGGTCTTAACATCAACTTGAATGTTGGTTCAACACACCCAGAAGCTCTCCAAGAAGTAGTCAAAGAAAGCCAGTCAGCTATTGGTTTGGCCTTTGACGGAGACAGTGACCGCTTGATTGCTGTCGATGAAAATGGAGACATCGTCGATGGTGATAAGATCATGTACATCATCGGGAAATATCTTTCTGAAAAAGGACAGTTGGCTCAAAATACCATCGTGACAACGGTTATGTCTAATCTTGGCTTCCACAAGGCCTTGGATCGTGAAGGCATTAACAAGGCAGTCACTGCAGTTGGAGATCGCTATGTTGTCGAAGAAATGAGAAAATCAGGATACAATCTTGGTGGTGAACAGTCTGGTCACGTTATCTTGATGGATTACAATACAACAGGTGATGGTCAATTATCAGCTGTCCAATTGACCAAAATCATGAAAGAAACAGGTAAGAGCTTGTCTCAACTGGCATCAGAAGTGACGATTTACCCACAAAAATTGGTCAATATCCGAGTGGAAAATGCCATGAAAGAAAAAGCCATGGAAGTACCAGCCATCAAAGCAATCATCGAAAAGATGGAAGAAGAGATGGCAGGGAATGGCCGTATTCTAGTTCGTCCAAGTGGAACAGAACCCCTCTTGCGTGTTATGGCAGAAGCGCCTACAACAGAAGAAGTCAACTACTATGTAGATACGATTGCTGCTGTGGTCAAAGATGAAATCGGAATTGACTAA
- a CDS encoding DUF1149 family protein yields the protein MNLKREQEFVSQYHFDARNFEWENENGAPETKVDVNFQLLQHDQENQVTSLVVILSFMIVFDKFVISGTISQVNHVEGRIVNEPSEFNQEEVENLARPCLNMLNRLTYEVTEIALDLPGINLEF from the coding sequence ATGAATCTTAAACGAGAACAAGAATTTGTTAGCCAGTATCACTTTGATGCTCGTAACTTTGAATGGGAAAATGAAAATGGAGCTCCTGAAACCAAGGTAGACGTGAACTTTCAGTTACTCCAACATGACCAAGAAAACCAAGTAACTTCGCTAGTTGTTATCTTAAGTTTTATGATTGTCTTTGACAAATTTGTCATCAGTGGAACGATTTCTCAAGTTAACCATGTGGAAGGTCGTATTGTCAACGAACCAAGCGAATTTAACCAAGAAGAAGTTGAAAACTTGGCGCGTCCATGCTTGAACATGCTCAACCGTTTGACGTATGAAGTAACAGAAATCGCCTTGGATCTTCCAGGGATCAATTTGGAGTTTTAG
- a CDS encoding DegV family protein: MKLAVITDSSAYLEENTLQRENLFVLDIPVNIDGEEYVEGVNLTAGEFYQKMAQSSELPKTSQPSIAKLDEILSSLKEEGYTHVLGLFLSSGISGFYQNIQYMLDEYEGLTIAFPDTHITSAPLGFMVESAFEWAEQGDDFAQIQEKLAIQITDNSAFIIVDDLDHLVKGGRLSNGAAILGNLLSIKPILYFNDQGVIEVYEKVRTEKKATKRLVEIIKELTKDGDYRITVIHGNAPQKAADLRQLLIEGGVNSEIPIVSFGSVIGTHLGEGSIALSYTPVV, translated from the coding sequence ATGAAACTAGCTGTCATTACAGATTCTTCAGCCTATTTAGAGGAGAATACGCTGCAAAGAGAGAATCTATTTGTCTTGGATATTCCTGTCAATATTGATGGGGAGGAGTATGTCGAAGGTGTGAATCTGACTGCTGGGGAATTTTATCAAAAAATGGCTCAGTCTTCAGAATTGCCTAAGACTAGTCAGCCAAGTATTGCCAAATTGGATGAGATTCTAAGTTCCTTGAAAGAAGAGGGCTACACCCATGTCTTGGGCCTTTTCCTTTCGTCAGGAATTTCAGGTTTTTATCAGAATATCCAATATATGTTGGATGAGTATGAAGGTTTGACCATTGCCTTTCCTGATACTCATATCACAAGTGCTCCTCTAGGATTTATGGTAGAGAGTGCCTTTGAATGGGCAGAACAAGGCGATGATTTTGCTCAGATTCAGGAAAAATTAGCTATCCAAATCACTGATAACTCAGCCTTTATCATAGTAGATGACCTCGACCACTTGGTTAAGGGAGGTCGTCTGTCAAATGGGGCGGCCATCCTAGGAAATCTTCTCAGTATCAAGCCCATTCTTTACTTCAATGACCAAGGTGTAATTGAAGTTTACGAAAAAGTTCGTACGGAAAAGAAGGCAACCAAACGTTTGGTCGAAATCATTAAAGAGTTGACAAAAGATGGGGACTATCGTATCACTGTCATTCATGGCAATGCTCCCCAAAAGGCGGCAGATTTGCGCCAACTCTTGATTGAGGGTGGTGTGAATTCTGAGATTCCAATTGTTAGCTTTGGTAGTGTCATTGGGACCCACCTTGGAGAAGGCAGTATCGCCTTGAGCTATACGCCCGTTGTCTAG
- the dapB gene encoding 4-hydroxy-tetrahydrodipicolinate reductase, which yields MSIRVIIAGFKGKMGQAACQMVLADPDLDLVAVLDPFEFESEWQGIPVFNDKVDLAGFEADVWVDFTTPAVAYENTRFALENGFAPVVGTTGFTSEEITELKAFSRKQDLGGLIAPNFALGAVLLMQFAAQAAKYFPNVEIIELHHDKKKDAPSGTAIKTAELIAEVRESIQQGAPDEEELIAGARGADFDGMRIHSVRLPGLVAHQEVIFGNQGEGLTLRHDSYDRSSFMTGVNLGIKEVVKRHELVYGLEHLL from the coding sequence ATGAGTATTCGAGTAATTATTGCCGGTTTTAAGGGAAAGATGGGCCAAGCTGCTTGTCAGATGGTCTTGGCTGATCCAGACTTGGACTTGGTCGCAGTTTTGGATCCTTTTGAGTTTGAGTCAGAATGGCAGGGGATTCCTGTCTTCAATGATAAGGTTGACTTGGCTGGTTTTGAAGCAGATGTCTGGGTAGACTTTACTACACCAGCCGTTGCCTACGAAAATACACGCTTTGCTCTTGAAAATGGCTTTGCTCCAGTAGTTGGAACAACAGGATTCACTAGTGAAGAAATTACAGAACTAAAAGCATTTTCCCGTAAACAAGATTTGGGTGGCTTGATTGCTCCTAACTTTGCCCTGGGAGCTGTCTTGCTTATGCAATTTGCGGCGCAGGCTGCCAAATATTTCCCAAATGTGGAGATTATCGAGCTCCATCATGACAAGAAAAAAGATGCTCCGAGCGGAACAGCCATTAAAACGGCTGAGTTGATTGCGGAAGTGCGAGAGTCTATCCAACAAGGTGCGCCTGATGAGGAAGAATTGATTGCTGGTGCCCGTGGTGCTGATTTTGATGGCATGCGGATCCACTCAGTTCGTTTGCCAGGCTTAGTAGCTCATCAAGAAGTTATCTTTGGCAATCAGGGAGAAGGCTTGACCCTTCGTCATGACTCCTATGATCGCAGCTCCTTCATGACAGGGGTCAATTTGGGAATAAAAGAAGTTGTCAAGCGTCATGAGCTTGTCTATGGATTAGAACACTTATTATGA
- a CDS encoding CCA tRNA nucleotidyltransferase yields MRLAQMPSEFQKALPVLEKIKEAGFEAYFVGGSVRDALLNRPIHDVDIATSSYPEETKQIFPRTADIGIEHGTVLVLDGDEEYEVTTFRTEDVYVDYRRPSAVSFVRSLEEDLKRRDFTVNAFALDETGEIIDLFQGLEDLKNQVLRAVGVASERFNEDALRIMRGFRFQASLGFKLESETFEAMKTLTPLLEKISVERTFVEFDKLLLAPFWRIGLSSMIESRAYDYLPDMAGSQDKLNKLFDLEADFTFESSEQAWAALLWALEIKDAQPFLKAWKTSRQFAKQVQDLLTILALREEGELSKRDCYRFDLDSLLQAESLRQAQGKEVNPQAITETYHSLTIHDKKEIQINGGILIKEYGYQPGPDLGEILTEIEFAIVDGELENDRQAIHAYLREKK; encoded by the coding sequence ATGAGATTAGCGCAAATGCCTTCTGAATTTCAGAAGGCTTTACCAGTATTAGAAAAAATTAAAGAAGCAGGCTTTGAGGCCTATTTTGTTGGGGGCTCTGTTCGAGATGCCCTCCTCAATCGTCCCATCCATGATGTGGACATCGCAACTTCTTCCTACCCAGAGGAGACAAAGCAGATTTTTCCGCGAACAGCCGATATTGGAATCGAGCACGGAACTGTTTTAGTTTTAGATGGCGATGAGGAGTATGAGGTAACCACCTTTCGAACTGAAGATGTCTATGTGGATTATCGCAGACCTAGTGCGGTTTCCTTTGTACGTTCGCTAGAAGAAGACCTCAAGCGCCGTGATTTCACAGTTAATGCCTTTGCTTTGGATGAGACAGGCGAAATTATTGACTTGTTTCAGGGTTTAGAGGATTTGAAAAACCAAGTCCTGCGAGCAGTTGGAGTGGCTAGTGAGCGTTTCAACGAAGATGCTCTGCGGATTATGCGTGGTTTCCGTTTTCAGGCCAGTCTCGGTTTTAAACTTGAGTCAGAAACTTTTGAGGCGATGAAGACTTTGACGCCGCTTTTGGAGAAAATTTCTGTGGAGCGCACCTTCGTTGAGTTTGATAAACTCTTGCTGGCACCTTTTTGGCGAATTGGTCTGTCTTCCATGATTGAGAGTCGAGCTTATGATTATCTCCCTGATATGGCAGGGAGCCAGGACAAGCTCAACAAACTGTTTGATTTGGAGGCGGATTTCACTTTTGAATCTTCTGAACAAGCCTGGGCGGCTCTATTGTGGGCTTTGGAGATTAAAGATGCACAGCCATTTTTGAAGGCATGGAAAACCTCACGCCAGTTTGCCAAGCAGGTTCAGGATTTGCTTACTATTTTGGCTTTGCGAGAAGAAGGTGAGCTGAGCAAGCGTGATTGTTACCGATTTGACTTGGATTCCCTTCTACAAGCTGAAAGTCTTCGTCAGGCCCAAGGAAAAGAAGTCAACCCACAAGCTATTACAGAAACTTACCATAGTTTGACCATTCATGACAAGAAAGAAATTCAGATTAACGGTGGAATTTTGATTAAGGAATATGGTTACCAGCCAGGACCAGACTTGGGAGAGATTTTAACAGAGATTGAGTTTGCCATTGTCGATGGAGAATTGGAAAATGATCGTCAAGCAATCCATGCTTACCTGAGGGAGAAAAAATGA